One part of the Phacochoerus africanus isolate WHEZ1 chromosome 7, ROS_Pafr_v1, whole genome shotgun sequence genome encodes these proteins:
- the LOC125131680 gene encoding olfactory receptor 9K2-like, producing MDKGDRGTSNHSGVTDFILVGFRVRPELHSLLFLLFLLVYTMVLLGNVGMMAVIMTDPQLKTPMYFFLGNLSFVDLVYSSVIAPKAMINFWSESKTISFAGCVTQLFLFALFIVTEGFLLAVMAYDRFIAICNPLLYSVHMSTRLCTQLVAGSYFCGCISSILQTSMTFTLSFCASRAIDHFYCDYRPLQRISCSDLYVHRMVSFSLCVIIIFPTIIVIVVSYVYIVSTVLKIRSTEGRKKVFSTCSSHLGVVSVLYGAIIFMYFIPDGYPELSKVASLCYTLVTPMLNPLIYSLRNKDVKEALGKILGGKMFLFSSILTVI from the coding sequence ATGGACAAGGGGGACAGAGGAACAAGCAACCACTCAGGAGTGACTGACTTCATTCTTGTAGGCTTCAGGGTCCGCCCAGAGCTccactctctcctcttcctgctctttctgctggtctacaccatggTCCTGCTGGGGAATGTTGGCATGATGGCCGTTATTATGACTGACCCCCAGCTGAAGACACCAATGTATTTCTTCCTAGGCAACCTCTCCTTCGTTGATCTCGTCTATTCGTCTGTTATTGCACCCAAGGCTATGATCAACTTCTGGTCTGAGAGCAAGACCATCTCCTTTGCAGGCTGTGTGACCCAGCTCTTTCTCTTTGCCCTCTTCATTGTGACTGAGGGCTTTCTCCTGGCAGTCATGGCTTATGACCGCTTCATTGCCATCTGCAACCCACTCCTCTACTCTGTCCACATGTCAACACGTCTCTGCACTCAGTTGGTGGCAGGTTCCTACTTTTGTGGCTGCATCAGCTCCATTCTTCAGACCAGCATGACATTTACTTTATCCTTTTGTGCGTCTCGGGCCATTGACCACTTTTACTGTGATTACCGTCCCCTTCAGAGGATTTCTTGTTCTGATCTCTATGTTCATAGGatggtttctttttccttgtgcGTCATTATCATTTTTCCTACCATAATTGTCATCGTTGTGTCCTATGTGTATATTGTGTCCACAGTTCTAAAAATACGCTCTACTGAGGGGCGTAAGAAAGTCTTCTCCACTTGCAGCTCTCACCTAGGAGTCGTGAGTGTACTGTATGGTGccatcatttttatgtatttcatccCTGATGGATATCCTGAGCTGAGTAAAGTGGCCTCCTTGTGTTACACCCTGGTCACTCCCATGTTGAACCCTTTGATTTACTCTCTGAGAAACAAAGATGTCAAAGAGGCTCTAGGAAAGatcctggggggaaaaatgtttttatttagttCCATTTTAACAGTGATATAA
- the LOC125131775 gene encoding olfactory receptor 9K2-like — MGMGDRGTSNHSGVTDFILVGFRVRPELHSLLFLLFLLVYTMVLLGNVGMMAVIMTDPQLKTPMYFFLGNLSFVDLVYSSVIAPKAMINFWSESKTISLAGCVMQFFLFTLFIVTEGFLLAVMAYDRFIAICNPLLYSVHMSTRLCTQLVAGSYFCGCISSILQTSMTFTLSFCASRAIDHFYCDYRPLQRISCSDLYVHRMVSFSLCVIIIFPTIIVIVVSYVYIVSTVLKIRSTEGRKKVFSTCSSHLGVVSVLYGGVFFMYLTPDTFPELSKVASLCYTLVTPMLNPLIYSLRNKDVKEALGKILGVKCFYFTLI; from the coding sequence ATGGGCATGGGGGACAGGGGAACAAGCAACCACTCAGGAGTGACTGACTTCATTCTTGTAGGCTTCAGGGTCCGCCCAGAGCTccactctctcctcttcctgctctttctgctggtctacaccatggTCCTGCTGGGGAATGTTGGCATGATGGCCGTTATTATGACTGACCCCCAGCTGAAGACACCAATGTATTTCTTCCTAGGCAACCTCTCCTTCGTTGATCTCGTCTATTCGTCTGTTATTGCACCCAAGGCTATGATCAACTTCTGGTCTGAGAGCAAGACCATCTCCTTGGCAGGCTGTGTGATGcagttctttcttttcaccctctTCATTGTGACTGAGGGCTTTCTCCTGGCAGTCATGGCTTATGACCGCTTCATTGCCATCTGCAACCCACTCCTCTACTCTGTCCACATGTCAACACGTCTCTGCACTCAGTTGGTGGCAGGTTCCTACTTTTGTGGCTGCATCAGCTCCATTCTTCAGACCAGCATGACATTTACTTTATCCTTTTGTGCGTCTCGGGCCATTGACCACTTTTACTGTGATTACCGTCCCCTTCAGAGGATTTCTTGTTCTGATCTCTATGTTCATAGGatggtttctttttccttgtgcGTCATTATCATTTTTCCTACCATAATTGTCATCGTTGTGTCCTATGTGTATATTGTGTCCACAGTTCTAAAAATACGCTCTACTGAGGGGCGTAAGAAAGTCTTCTCCACTTGCAGCTCTCACCTAGGAGTCGTGAGTGTACTGTatggtggtgttttttttatgTATCTCACTCCTGACACTTTTCCTGAGCTGAGTAAAGTGGCCTCCTTGTGTTACACCCTGGTCACTCCCATGTTGAACCCTTTGATTTACTCTCTAAGAAACAAAGATGTCAAAGAGGCTCTGGGAAAGATCCTGGgggtaaaatgtttttatttcactttaatttaG